Below is a genomic region from Deinococcus koreensis.
TGAGTTGGATGAGGTTCCGTCGGCTCTCTGTTCAGCACCGGAAGCTGAGGCTCGTGGTCTACACCACTTTGCCCGCCTGAGCTTCTTCATCCTGGGTTCAGGAACACGGTACAGTGACCCCATGCCCAGACTTGCCCAGTTCAGACCTGCCCAGTCCAGACCTGCCCTGTCGGCCCTGTCCATCGCTCTTCTGATCGCCGGCGCCGCGCAGGCGGGCGGGGCGGGCGCGCCGGTGGCCGGCGCAGGACAGATCCAGGCGGCCACCCCCGCCGCCGTGGCCGCCGGGCTGCGCGAGGCCGGCCTGAAGGTCACCATGAACCCCACCGAGCCCGACGCCGACCCGAGCATGACCGTGGTCTCCGGCAGCTACGAACTGCAGGTCTGGCTGAGCGACTGCAAGGCCGGCAGCTGCGCCCGCGTGACCGCCAGCACCTCCTGGGACTACTCCGACAAGGAAGATGACCTCGACACCGACCTGGCCAACGAGTGGAACTCCAACTATTACACCCAGGCCTACATCTACGAGGGCAGCTATTACCTGGACTCCACCATGCCCCTGCGCGGCGGCTACACCCGCGCCGCCCTGAAAGCCTGGATGGCGGACTACCTGAGCGACGTGAAGGACTTCGAGGGCGAACTGCCCTGAGCGTGAGAGGTTTGAAGGTTGAAGGAGATGTCTAACCGTCTAAAGGTCGAACCGTCTGAAAACGGCATCCGGGCCGTCCTTTCTGTTCGACCGTTCGACTGTTAGACCGTTCGACCCCTACCCCTCAAGAGAGCGCAAAGACCGCCCGCATCCAGTCCGGTGGGGGTGCGCCGCACACTGAGCACCACGATGACCGACCTGAAACAGACTGGACGGAAGGTGGCGGGGGACGTTGGGCAGGGAGTCCGGAACGCGGCCCACCAGGCCGCCCCGGGGCTGGAGGCGCTGGCCCGCTTCGGCTACGCCAGCAAGGGCGTGGTATACGGCACGGTCGGCTTCCTAGCCCTGAGCGTGGCCCTGGGCCGGGGCGGCGCCACCACCGACACCCAGGGCGCCCTGCTTAGATTGCAGGATCTGCCCCTGGGCACGCCGCTGATCTGGGGGCTGGTGCTGGGACTGGTCGGCTACGCCCTGTGGCAGCTGATCCGGGCCGGCCTCGACCCCGAGCGGCAGGGCACGGGGGGCAAGGGCATCGTCAAGCGCAGCGGCTACCTGCTGAGCGGGCTGGCGAACATCGGCCTGGCCCTGTTCGCCGCGCGGCTGGCAGGCAGCGGCGCCGCCCAGCGCAACCAGGACAGCGAGGCCCAGGCGGCCGGACAGGTGCTGAACCTGCCGGGGGGTCAGGTCTGGCTGGCGCTGGCCGGGGTCGTCCTGCTGGCGGTGGCGGCCAACCAGCTCTACAGCGCGTACGGCGCGAAGTTCATGAAGCGCATGGCCTTCACCGACCTGGGGGCGCGCTCCCAGGGCACCCTCAAACGCATCGGCCAGGTGGGCATCGCCTCACGTGGCCTGCTGATGGCGATCATCGGCGTGTTCCTGCTGATCGCCGCCTGGCGCCACTCGGCGGCCACCGCCCTGGGCATCTCCGAGGCCCTGACGTGGCTGCGGGATCAACCTGCGGGGAATGTCCTGCTGGGATCGGTGGCGGTCGGAACCCTGTGTTACGGGGTGTGGTGCGTGGTGCAGGCGCTCTACCGGCGGGTGAAGGTCGAGGGCTGAGTCCGGGGCATGGAACAATGACGCCATGACGTCCGCCCTCACCCCCACACGGCAGGTCGCCCTGATCGCGCACGACAAGAAGAAGCTGGAGCTGGCGATGTTCGCCCTGAGTCACCGCGAGGTGCTGGCTCGCTTTCATCTGGTCGCCACCGGCACCACGGGCGGCATCCTGGCCAAGCAGACCGGCCTGAGCGTGGAGCGGGTGCTATCGGGGCCGCTGGGCGGCGACCAGCAGATCGGCGCCCGACTGGCCGAGGAACGCGTGCTGGCCGTGTTCTTCTTCCGCGACCCGCTGACCGCCCAACCCCACGAGCCGGACGTGAGCGCACTGGTGCGGCTGTGCGACGTACACGACATCCCCCTGGCAACAAACCCGGCGAGCGCCGAAGCATTGATGCTGTGGCTAAGGGAGCAGGGGGATCAGAGGACAGGCAGTGGGTCTGCCCTGCTATAGAGGACAGACACTCCTCCAGGCGTATGTCGAAGCCAGATTGACATCACCACATCTACGTTCCTAGACAGGATTGGTGGAGCGGATGTCTCGCCTGGCGGAAAGCAAGGCCACCAAAATCATCACTATAGGCAGCACGGTGACACTATTCATCCAGAACACATTGAAGATCAGGAGCGCGACGACGCTCACTCCTACTTCCAGATATCTTGAACGGCTACGCCAAATGATGATCAGAATCCATGCCAGCCAGGCGGCTGGATAGACGAGGCCATATTGCACTGCCATATCCAGATACTCGTTATGAGCTTTATCGTTGACAATCTGCTGCTTATTGAAGAAGTCTACCGGCCCAAGACTTCCCTTGGTAACAACGTAAATGCCAGCCGTATCCTGCTCTAGCGTGTATGAAAGGCGGGGATCTCGAATCTTGGGGATCAGGTAGGCGCGCACCTTTGGGTCGTTCTGCCAATCGGCATACCGGTCAAAGGCCCGCTTGAATCCGCCTGTACCCCAACCGAGCAGCGGTCTGGACTCAATGGCCCGGACAGCGATTGTCCAGAGCAATACTCGGCCAGAATCCGGAGACTCAAAGTGTCTCGTCCGATCAGGATTTGGAAGGGCCAAGCCAATGCCAAACCCGGCCACGAGGATCACGGCAGGCCAGAAAAGCGGCTTGAGTTTACTCAAGGATGGTCGGAACCAAATCAGCCCGATGAGACCCGCTAAGCCAAGGCCCAGCCAAGCGGCGCGCGTCTGGGCCACCGCGAATACAAGCCCAACCAGGAGGAGCAGAACTGCAAGCCACCGCCTGTCCCTCGGCTTGGCAGAGCCACGAATGGAGGCCAGCCCTATTGGGATCATCACCATGAGAAAGGAAGCCAATGAGCCCCGGTTACCAAACGTACTGCCTGGCTGGGCGTCCGCAGCGTCCCCACTAAGAAGGGTCGCCAGAACCGATGCGGGAGAAAAATACTG
It encodes:
- a CDS encoding YbjN domain-containing protein, with amino-acid sequence MPRLAQFRPAQSRPALSALSIALLIAGAAQAGGAGAPVAGAGQIQAATPAAVAAGLREAGLKVTMNPTEPDADPSMTVVSGSYELQVWLSDCKAGSCARVTASTSWDYSDKEDDLDTDLANEWNSNYYTQAYIYEGSYYLDSTMPLRGGYTRAALKAWMADYLSDVKDFEGELP
- a CDS encoding DUF1206 domain-containing protein, with protein sequence MTDLKQTGRKVAGDVGQGVRNAAHQAAPGLEALARFGYASKGVVYGTVGFLALSVALGRGGATTDTQGALLRLQDLPLGTPLIWGLVLGLVGYALWQLIRAGLDPERQGTGGKGIVKRSGYLLSGLANIGLALFAARLAGSGAAQRNQDSEAQAAGQVLNLPGGQVWLALAGVVLLAVAANQLYSAYGAKFMKRMAFTDLGARSQGTLKRIGQVGIASRGLLMAIIGVFLLIAAWRHSAATALGISEALTWLRDQPAGNVLLGSVAVGTLCYGVWCVVQALYRRVKVEG
- a CDS encoding O-antigen ligase family protein — translated: MNPLLAFLILFPVAMLPIRSDGVVVFLYAKLLTLTAFVLLFVLRGQYRAISLRRSDLWIGVLVVLASVSDAVNGVPLLALGGRLEGPVTLVLLFAWYLMARASFESDPNLVVTFRQFWPAYVFIPLVIALLQYFSPASVLATLLSGDAADAQPGSTFGNRGSLASFLMVMIPIGLASIRGSAKPRDRRWLAVLLLLVGLVFAVAQTRAAWLGLGLAGLIGLIWFRPSLSKLKPLFWPAVILVAGFGIGLALPNPDRTRHFESPDSGRVLLWTIAVRAIESRPLLGWGTGGFKRAFDRYADWQNDPKVRAYLIPKIRDPRLSYTLEQDTAGIYVVTKGSLGPVDFFNKQQIVNDKAHNEYLDMAVQYGLVYPAAWLAWILIIIWRSRSRYLEVGVSVVALLIFNVFWMNSVTVLPIVMILVALLSARRDIRSTNPV
- a CDS encoding methylglyoxal synthase; its protein translation is MTSALTPTRQVALIAHDKKKLELAMFALSHREVLARFHLVATGTTGGILAKQTGLSVERVLSGPLGGDQQIGARLAEERVLAVFFFRDPLTAQPHEPDVSALVRLCDVHDIPLATNPASAEALMLWLREQGDQRTGSGSALL